A section of the Streptomyces sp. CG1 genome encodes:
- a CDS encoding SDR family oxidoreductase, with amino-acid sequence MSGIKGKVVAITGASSGIGEATALLLAERGARLVLGARRSERLAELVARIEKAGGTAVQIRTDVTRRDDLQALVALASKCFGRLDVLVSNAGVGTISPLDDLRVEEWDHMVDVNVKGVLHGIGAALPVFRAQGTGHFITTASTAAFRIVPTMAVYAGTKFAVRAICEGLRQEAGDSLRVTTVSPGATATDFAEASTNSQVRAEITKMRDDIAIPPDAIARAIAFAIEQPAAVDVNDIVVRPTAQS; translated from the coding sequence ATGTCCGGAATCAAGGGCAAAGTGGTGGCGATCACGGGAGCCAGCAGTGGCATCGGCGAGGCGACCGCGCTGCTGCTGGCCGAACGCGGCGCGCGACTCGTCCTCGGCGCACGCCGGTCCGAACGCCTGGCGGAACTGGTGGCACGGATCGAGAAGGCAGGTGGCACGGCCGTGCAGATCCGCACCGACGTGACCCGGCGGGACGACCTGCAGGCCCTGGTCGCGCTGGCCAGTAAGTGCTTCGGCCGACTCGACGTACTCGTCAGCAATGCCGGAGTCGGCACCATCTCGCCTCTCGATGATCTGCGCGTCGAGGAGTGGGACCACATGGTCGACGTCAATGTGAAGGGCGTGCTGCACGGGATCGGCGCCGCGCTGCCGGTCTTCCGGGCGCAGGGAACCGGCCACTTCATCACCACCGCCTCCACGGCCGCGTTTCGCATCGTGCCGACCATGGCCGTCTACGCCGGCACCAAGTTCGCGGTCCGGGCCATCTGCGAAGGTCTGCGCCAGGAAGCCGGCGACTCCCTGCGGGTGACCACCGTCTCACCTGGTGCGACTGCGACCGACTTCGCCGAGGCGTCAACCAACAGCCAGGTCAGAGCAGAGATCACGAAGATGCGGGACGACATCGCGATCCCGCCCGACGCGATCGCCCGGGCCATCGCTTTCGCGATCGAACAGCCTGCCGCGGTCGACGTGAACGACATCGTCGTCCGGCCCACCGCCCAGAGCTGA